CCGAACCAGGTGTGAAGACATAGAAATGCTGAATATGCCGAAAGTCATTGAGGTGAAGAAGGCCACCACAGTTGCAACGGATTCTGTTGCAGGGGTGGATTGTAGTCATTTCTGTTCTCAATGTCACATCACCTTCCCTGACTTTAAGAGACAAGACACGCACATGAGAAGGACTCATCCAGACCTTTACGCAAAGCAGCTGATGAAGGTAAAAATGCTCCATAAAGtgcggtttgtttgtttttggcttGCAACAGACACATTGTAGAAATAACAAAAacactagaacagtggttctcaaacttttttcgccAAGTACCACCACAGACAACACTTAGctatccaagtaccaccataatgacaaacattaaaatacacttgcatagtaggcctaaatatttattaaaaacaaggcagaggttttatttaacaagttatttaaatattttggccactgtgacaatacacacagtttgaacagtaacactgtgtttagatatttaattaagtgattcattGGCGTACCACTACTGGTgtttaccacagtttgagaatcactgcattaGAATGTGGATCTTATAGGCACATTTCATTAATAAATTCCGTCTTTTTCatcttaagaaaaaaaataaataaatatatatatatatatatatatatatatatatatatatatatatatatatatatatatatatatatatatatatatatatatatagagatatatatagatatgtatatatatatataaagtacaggccaaaagtttggacacaacttctcattcaacgtgttttctttattttcatgactatttacattgtagattgtcaccgaaggcatcaaaactatgaatgtacacctggaatggttttcacttcacaggtgtgccttatcagggttgattagaggaatttcttgctttatcaatggggttgggaccatcagttgtgttgtgactgagaaggtgtgtccaaacttttggcctgtactgtatatatacatatatatttgtataatagATTTATAATTATCAAAATGACAGAACCCTTGATGTGTGGTCTGAAAGGGACCTCAAAAGTAGAGATTGACCCATTATCGGCCGGGCTGATAATTGGCatattgggcagcacggtggtacagaggttagtgtgtgtgcctcccAATAAGGAGGTCCTGGGATTGatccctgggctcgggatctttctgtatgaagtttgcatgttctcccgtgactgtgtgggttccccccgggtactccggcttcctcccacctccaaagacatgcacctggggataggttgattggcaacactaaatggtccctagtgagtgaatgtgagtgtgaatgttgtctgtctttgtgttggccctgcgatgaggtggcgacttgtccagggtgtaactcgccttctgcccgaatgcagctgggataggctccagcaccccccgcgatccctagagggacaagcggtacaaaaaggatggatggatggatgggatgtgtCAGTATCGGCCTCCTTTTATTGatttcagtctttttttttttacaactacaacagtAAAATAGTAAAAGCCATGTGACTCACGTCCCATATTTAACCAGAACAAATAtgctacggtactaagactatagtagcCGTAAAGAGGTAGCTTCTACAGCACGGGtgcccaaagtgctgcacaggagCCGTCTGTGGCCCGTGACTCGATTGTCCTTGGCCCTATAGGCACAttacaaaacacaacaaaaaacaccAGCAAAATTTGGGGAAAAGGCCAAAAATATTGACACCAGCTAATATCAAcaacacaaagctttgtctttaaaaaaaaaatatatatatatataatatacaatacaggccaaaagtttggacacacattctcctcattcaatgcattttctttattttcaggactatttactttgtagattgtcgctgaaggcatcaaaactatgaatgaacacgtggagttatgtacttgacaaaaaaggtaaaaaaataaatgaaaacatgttttatattcaaaatagccaccctttgctctgattactgctttgcacactcttggcattctctcgatgagcttcaagaggtagtcacctgaaatggttttcactttacaggtgtgcttgaagctcatcgagagaatgccaagagtgtgcaaagcagtaatcagagcaaagtgtggctattttgaagaaactagaatataaaacatgttttcagttattcaccttttttgttaagtacataactccacatgtgttcattcatagttttggtgccttcagtgacaatctacaatgtaaatagtcacgaaaataaagaaaaacgcattgattgagaaggtgtgtccaagcttttggcctgtactgtatatatataaaaaacatagttgacGCAGGGGTAGATGTTGCTTGCATTTTGCTAAGACCAGGTATCTTGGcaagggctgtcatggcaacaactggaGCGGAGGGCACAAGACCGAAGGGGATGGAGGAGTTTCATCAATGGCCTATGTTCCTtagggaatttaaaggcctaagtaagtaagtaaggtatcttgggctcgaaaaggttggtgacctctgCAGTATTTAgtctttaaaataataaataattaggaGAGTAGATCGTTATATCCGCTGCTCAAGCACCAGCCCACATTTTTTTCAACCAATCCTAATCAAAGTTTACACACTTGTGATTGTCAGTCCCCTCACGGTTTCCGTATCGAATTTTGTGGCGTTTTGGCTAAACACCCTAAAGTTACTATTGGTGTTTGAAGAGCTGTGCGAGAAATTTCAACTCAATTTGActtattaaagattaagattaaagtaccaatgattgtcacacacacactagatgtggtgaaatttgtcctctgcatttgacccatccccttgggtcCAAACAACCGAAAAATATTAACACAAGCAATACAGTAATAGTGCACGTGTTGACAGGTTTTCACCCTTTAGTGTACAGCGGTTCAGGagtagaagtgaagtgaagtgaattatatttatatagcactttttctctagtgactcaaagcgcttacatagtgaaacccaacatctaagttacatttaaaccagtgtgggtggcactgagagcaggtgggtaaagtgtcttgcccaaggacacaacggcagtgactaggatggcggaagtggagatcgaacctgtaaccctctagttgctggcacgcccactctaccaactgagctatacaattgtagctcagttggtagagtatACAATTGAGCTATAATGACTAACACATATAATTGAGTAAAACATATAGTCCCCACTCCACCATGGAGTGGAGTGGGGACTATATGTGTTACTCAATTGTATACTGCATTTACTGTTAACAAATTTGAATTTAATTGGTATTTTCATcaatactttttacaattttgttgcaGAACAATACCCGCTTCATATGTTATAAGTGTGACAGGGACTTTGCCTCACCCGAGGAGCTCAGCGTGCACCAGGCCACCCACCGCACCGATGAGCTCCCCGTCTGCTCTTTCTGCAACACAAAATTTGACACCTTCACAAAGGTGAGTGGCCCGCCAGTACGCTTCCTAAAGATGATCTCATGTGGTAACATGCTATTTGTGGTTGTGTTTACAGCTGATCAAACACAAACGACACGACTGTCCTGACAGAGAATGGCACTGTCGGGACTGCCACCCTACGGTCCGCTGCATCAACCTCTTACAGTTTCACGTTCATTGCATCAAGGTGCACGACAAGGACGCAACGGAGACCGGCAGGCACCGTTGCATGACATGCTTTGGCTGTTTTCACACCCGGCAAGCGCTCTTGAACCACCAATGGCGGATCAACAAAGCTGCGAAGAAGCCCGTAAGGAAACGTGACCCGGAGGCAAACACTCAAAAGTACAGCAAGAGGGTGAGAAGAACAGATGCTCTATCGCCGGAACGCAAGATCCCTTGTTCGGAGGAAGGTTGTGACCTGGTATTCCCGTCTGTTGACGCCCTGAGGATGCACAAAAAGAACCAGCACGTTCCTCACTTATCTTGCAAGAAGCATTGATGCTGTAACAGAACACATGaccattgaaatatttacaaTTTCTGGTCACTCTCATGTCATGTGACTTTGCTTCAGACTTTATTGATTCATGATGGAAGTCATGTTACCCCTGTGTGTAGTTTTTTACAGTCATGCTGTACAGTCACCAACTAGAAAATATGTAGCTTTGCAAATCCACCATTTCTGCTACCCCGCTTGCTAGCACAGTTTAGCGTCAAACATGGTTTGCAATCGCAAGGAAATCAGCAAAGaaacattttaatttcaacaaaTGCTCACCtaataaatgtaatacattttattttttatgcatggATCGCAAATCTAAttgtacttttgttttgttttttaagtctAGTGTTTCTGTGTACTAttcttttttcaaaataaacaaTGTGCAACAAACAGAACTTGCTTATGTGGCATCTTTCTGGTGCTTTGGCATTAtagggatttttcaaaatgttttgtttctttatttaCCTGAACAGTCATAGATTGCTGTTCTTTTATGTTGTATAAACAGCACATCAaggaaaaaacatccaaaagtacAGTACCTTATTTCTATTTGTTCTATTTATGTAACAATTCATTATAAGTCACAGTTTATGATACGAAAATCTAATGTTTTAGTGATAATATGTAGAAGACATGAATGATGTATGATTTATCAATAATAGATATAGAGAAAAATCAACATTAAATATCTGCTTCTTCCAACTCCTCTTCAAACATTTTAAACTGTAAATGTAACTTGTTAAGCATGTccaacataaataaaccacacctatagtaaagttgttttagagtatttttttaaattttaaatttaaatgatcTTTGGTtacgtttatttttttaaaaaagggattAGTTCGCTCAATCTAATGTTGTTTATGCTTTCTACGGTGGCTTTGAGTGGCCAGAAATTTgcctaaaaatatattattattatgatcatcatTTATAGGCTTTTTACAGGCAAGATGCAAAAAGGTATAACATGAAATATCAGGTTAGATGAGACATAAAATGTATACTGAAAATGATGAAGTTGTATGTAATACAACAATAATTTTTTGCACAACGGATCGTATGGCGATGAAAGAGTTAAAAAATAATTGAACGTGTTTTTAGAGCGGAAAAGACTAGCAATGGGGTGATTGTTTTACACGTTAAATCAAAATACAGCCGCAAATAgtcctgctttaaaatgtattttaaaataaacaacaaagcGAACCAAACAAGGGTGAGGGAAGTCAGCTTTTTTTTCCCATGATGCACTTGTCCTCCCTTCCTATCTCGCGCCTTCTGCCTGCGAGAGAGACGCGGTCCATCTTGCGTGTTTCGTCTTCGCAGCGCACTTCGTTGTGCTGAATAATAATGGCGGCGTCCGGAGGCGGATTATCGTCACCCAGCAGCGTCGCGGTGGCGATGAACGCTCAGACGGTCGCCCGAGGTCGTTTCCCGGGTAGGCCCTGTACGGGCCGCGCCAGCCGGCTGCGGCTCGGGAAGCGAACCAAACGCGGAAGACTCAGCTCGGACGACGGGGAGACGTCGGACGGAGGGCCGAGGCCTCTAGACCTCGGCCTCCCGTTGAGCGAGGACCCGGCCTTGCTGCGCCTGCTCGGGGTGACTGAGAAGTACAAGCGGCGGAGAGAAGCGGGTTTCGACTCGAGCCACAGCGAAGAGGTGAatacatacacacttatatacatttTTGGCGAATTGCATACATTTAAACGCTTCTCAGGGACGTGTTGAAAATAAATGGCGTTTTGAGTGTATTTGTTTGTGAATTACAAAGGTGGCTTTAATGAGTTAGCATTGAAGCTCAAACGTGAGCGAATTCAGTCCTGGCGTGTATGCCGCATTTATGCACTGTCCAttttatattttgtaatgtttatgtGCAAACAAACGATGAGTACCTCTCCTGTTGAAGTATGCAAGGCAGTGATAGGCGGAAACTTTGGCGGCTAGCTGTTGTGGCGGAAACTAGCGCCATGTTATTGATTTGTTTtgcccactttctttatttgtaATATAATGAAAGCCTCCAATCAATCACAATGCACATTCTTAATTATGTAAAAATGTCACAGTGACAACTTCATAATGCGCACGTTGGAGCTGTCAGCTGACTACCGGATGTGCAAGAGAAGGGACAACTTTAAgactttatttacaaaccccgtttccatatgagttgggaaattgtgttggatgtaaatataaacggaatacaatgatttgcaaatccttttcaactcatattcaattgaatgcactacaaagacaagataattgatgttcaaactcataaactttattttttgcaaataataattaacttagaatttcatggctgcaacacgtgccaaagtagttgggaaagggcatgttccccactgtgttacatggcctttccttttaacaacactcagtaaacgtttgggaactgaggagacacattttttaagcttctcaggtggaattctatcccattcttgcttgatgtacagcttaagttgtttaacttttcgggggtctccattgtggtattttaggcttcataatgcgccacgcattttcaatgggagacaggtctggactacagacaggccagtctagtacctgcactcttttactatgaagccacgttgatgtaacacgtggcttggcactgtcttgctgaaataagcaggggcgtccatggtaacgttgattggatggcaacatatgttgctccaaaacctgtatgtacctttcagcattaatggcgccttcacagatgtgtaagttacccatgtcttgggcactaatacacccccataacatcacagatactggcttttcaactatgcgcctataacaattcggatggttcttttcctctttggtccggaggacacgacatccagagtttccaaaaacagtttgaaatgtggactcgtcagaccacagaacacttttccactttgtatcagtccatcttagatgagctcaggcccagcaaagccgacggcgtttttgggtgttgttaataaacggttttcgcctcgcataggagagttttaacttgcacttacagatgtagcgaccaactgtagttactgacagtgggtttctgaagtgttcctgagcccatgtggtgatatcctttacacactgatgttgcttgttgatgcagtgcagcctgaggtcacgggcttagctgcttacgtgcagtgatttctccagattctctgaaccctttgatgatattacggaccgtagatggtgaaatccctaaattccttgcaatagctggttgagaaaggtttttcttaaactgttcaacaatatgctcacgcatttgttgacaaagtggtgaccctcgccccatccttgtttgtgaatgactgagcatttcatggaatctacttttatacctaatcatggcacccacctgttcccaatttgtctgttcacctgtgggatgttccaaataagtgtttgatgagcattcctcaactttatcagtatttattgccacctttcacaactttgtcacatgttgctggcatcaaattgtaaagttaatgattatttgcaaaaaaaacgtttatcagtttgaacatcaaa
This Entelurus aequoreus isolate RoL-2023_Sb linkage group LG05, RoL_Eaeq_v1.1, whole genome shotgun sequence DNA region includes the following protein-coding sequences:
- the LOC133649682 gene encoding oocyte zinc finger protein XlCOF7.1-like isoform X2, producing MNVHLEWFSLHRCALSGLIRGISCFINGVGTISCVVTEKNNTRFICYKCDRDFASPEELSVHQATHRTDELPVCSFCNTKFDTFTKLIKHKRHDCPDREWHCRDCHPTVRCINLLQFHVHCIKVHDKDATETGRHRCMTCFGCFHTRQALLNHQWRINKAAKKPVRKRDPEANTQKYSKRVRRTDALSPERKIPCSEEGCDLVFPSVDALRMHKKNQHVPHLSCKKH
- the LOC133649682 gene encoding zinc finger protein 614-like isoform X1 — translated: MLNMPKVIEVKKATTVATDSVAGVDCSHFCSQCHITFPDFKRQDTHMRRTHPDLYAKQLMKNNTRFICYKCDRDFASPEELSVHQATHRTDELPVCSFCNTKFDTFTKLIKHKRHDCPDREWHCRDCHPTVRCINLLQFHVHCIKVHDKDATETGRHRCMTCFGCFHTRQALLNHQWRINKAAKKPVRKRDPEANTQKYSKRVRRTDALSPERKIPCSEEGCDLVFPSVDALRMHKKNQHVPHLSCKKH
- the LOC133649682 gene encoding zinc finger protein 354B-like isoform X3 yields the protein MLNMPKVIERQDTHMRRTHPDLYAKQLMKNNTRFICYKCDRDFASPEELSVHQATHRTDELPVCSFCNTKFDTFTKLIKHKRHDCPDREWHCRDCHPTVRCINLLQFHVHCIKVHDKDATETGRHRCMTCFGCFHTRQALLNHQWRINKAAKKPVRKRDPEANTQKYSKRVRRTDALSPERKIPCSEEGCDLVFPSVDALRMHKKNQHVPHLSCKKH
- the LOC133649682 gene encoding zinc finger protein 10-like isoform X4, which gives rise to MRRTHPDLYAKQLMKNNTRFICYKCDRDFASPEELSVHQATHRTDELPVCSFCNTKFDTFTKLIKHKRHDCPDREWHCRDCHPTVRCINLLQFHVHCIKVHDKDATETGRHRCMTCFGCFHTRQALLNHQWRINKAAKKPVRKRDPEANTQKYSKRVRRTDALSPERKIPCSEEGCDLVFPSVDALRMHKKNQHVPHLSCKKH